The uncultured Acidilobus sp. JCHS genomic sequence GGCTGCCGCCGTTGACGGCCCTCCTCACGGCCTCCTCTGCCTCGCCCCTCCTCCTCAAGTCGCTCGCTAAGCATAAGAAGGGGCCGAGGTAATTTGCGTGAGAGCGTGAAGGGCCTTGAGGGGTGACGACCCCTTCTGCAGGATAGCCAGGGGCGAGGGGAAGGCCTACGTGGCCTATGAGGACGAGGAGTTCATGGTGATCCTTGACAAGGCCCCTGTCAGCTTCGGCCACGCCCTCGTGATAACTAGGGAGCACTACGAGGCCGTCCAGGACGTGCCGCCCCCGACCCTCGCCAGGGCCTGGCTGATAGCGAGCGCCGTGGCCAGGCACCTCAGGGTCAACAGGAAGGCGCTGGGCGTCAATGTGTTGACCAACAGCGGCTCCGCCGCGGGCCAGGCGGTCTTCCACTTCCACATCCACGTCATACCCAGGTGGGAGGAAGTGTTCAGGCGCGGCGTACGGCACGACCTAACTGAGGACGAGGCCCGGAGGGCGCTCGAGCTCTACTCAGGCGTCGACGGCGTGATCAAGGAGTACCTCTCAGTGCTCAGGTAGCGCTCAGCACTCAAGACCCTCCTCATCGCCTAGCTCGGCTACGCCGAGGTCCTCACCGCGCCAGGGATAAAGTCGGCGCAGGGAGTAATATGTTGGTGGGCCAGCTGACCTGCTTGGCAGAGCTCCACTCCCACAGCAGGGCCAGCGACGGCAAGCCTACGCCTGAGGAGATAGTGGTGACCGCCGCCAGGCTGGGCCTCAGAGCCATAGCCGTCTCTGACCACAACACCTTCAGGGGCTCCGCCCTGGCCCTCAGGGCGGCCAGGGACCTGGAGCTTGACATATACCCGATACCGGCCAACGAGGTAAGGACCTCGAGGGGCGACGTGCTGGTCCTCTGCCCCTCGCTGCCCGACGAGGACCCGCAGGGGGGCATAGAGCCGCGCGAGCTGAGGAAGTGGTCTGACGAGAGGGGGTGCATAATGATAGCCGCCCACCCCTTCCACCTGGGCAGGAAGTCAGTTGGCCTCTACATGCTGAGGGACCACGAGGTCTTCGACGCTGTTGAGGTCTGGAACCCGAGGGGCATACCGCTGCTCAACTACCCGGCGGAGAGGTTCGCAAGGTCGAAGGGCATGCCCATGACGAGCGGGAGTGACGCCCACGTCCTCTCCGAGCTGGGCGAGGCGCCTACTGTAATCAACGCGGCCACGTGCCGCCCTGAGGACGTGATAGAGGCGATAAGGAGGGGCCGCTGCTCCCCGACCAGGGGCCTCATGAGGCTGAGCGCCCTGAGGGAGGC encodes the following:
- a CDS encoding Diadenosine tetraphosphate (Ap4A) hydrolase, HIT-like; protein product: MRGDDPFCRIARGEGKAYVAYEDEEFMVILDKAPVSFGHALVITREHYEAVQDVPPPTLARAWLIASAVARHLRVNRKALGVNVLTNSGSAAGQAVFHFHIHVIPRWEEVFRRGVRHDLTEDEARRALELYSGVDGVIKEYLSVLR
- a CDS encoding putative metal-dependent phosphoesterases (PHP family) gives rise to the protein MVGQLTCLAELHSHSRASDGKPTPEEIVVTAARLGLRAIAVSDHNTFRGSALALRAARDLELDIYPIPANEVRTSRGDVLVLCPSLPDEDPQGGIEPRELRKWSDERGCIMIAAHPFHLGRKSVGLYMLRDHEVFDAVEVWNPRGIPLLNYPAERFARSKGMPMTSGSDAHVLSELGEAPTVINAATCRPEDVIEAIRRGRCSPTRGLMRLSALREAIAWSVERRLRPSGPWLAAPLGDLKRGL